A genomic segment from Aegilops tauschii subsp. strangulata cultivar AL8/78 chromosome 1, Aet v6.0, whole genome shotgun sequence encodes:
- the LOC109744306 gene encoding uncharacterized protein — MEISLDAALLGVQRHGQDLAYRLAQGVSGLLLQLHVQPPQLPWPAPPLKLIPFDIELRGGVDLPAVAVASFVEIGGRLGQAGNDLGASVGGAVQQLSRQIPAPFRARRRKWEGAAAPPTPAAAVDEGEAGLAAERAAEGGVALEGVGEGGSLEEVAAAVAAATGSAAAASAVGAGAEGADGSDEEEDGFGFEFEIGTLGKFMKPQGTVNVSAMYNTRHHTVDSSVLARGDFWRLESSRGGSTNGNDNAPGFLIQLGPLLFVRDSTTLLLPINLSKQHLIWYAYDHKNGVHSLCPVVWSKQKKWLLMSMMCLNPVACAFMDVEFSNGQLRYVAGEGITASGFLPLFGGLLQANGKFPGETKLGFSFKSTQGTWFTPTYQWPDNSLSFGVAHAVAWKKSGLMMRPSTQVSVCPTLGGSDPGIRAEIVHSLKEEIGVSCGFSCSRHPSAFTSLSIGRSKLNGEVGSSGVVVTMEKPLDNVGSPSLSVQLNGGLEF, encoded by the exons ATGGAGATCTCCCTGGACGCCGCGCTGCTGGGCGTGCAGCGGCACGGGCAGGACCTGGCCTACCGCCTCGCGCAGGGCGTCTCGGGGCTCCTCCTCCAACTCCACGTGCAGCCGCCGCAGCTCCCCTGGCCCGCCCCGCCGCTCAAGCTCATCCCCTTCGACATCGAGCTCCGCGGGGGCGTCGACCTCCCGGCCGTGGCCGTCGCGTCCTTCGTCGAGATCGGCGGCCGGCTCGGCCAGGCCGGGAACGACCTCGGCGCCTCCGTCGGCGGCGCCGTGCAGCAGCTGTCGCGGCAGATTCCCGCGCCGTTCCGCGCGCGGCGCCGGAAGTGGGAGggggccgccgcgccgccgacgcccgcggcggctgtgGACGAGGGGGAGGCGGGGCTCGCTGCGGAGAGGGCTGCCGAGGGCGGGGTAGCTCTGGAGGGTGTCGGGGAAGGAGGCTCCCTTGAGGAGGTGgctgcggcggtggcggcggccacTGGGAGTGCCGCTGCCGCCAGTGCGGTCGGGGCCGGGGCCGAGGGTGCGGATGGGTCGGATGAAGAGGAAGACGGGTTCGGGTTCGAGTTCGAGATTGGCACTCTGGGGAAATTTATGAAGCCTCAG GGGACTGTAAATGTCTCGGCAATGTACAATACAAGGCACCACACTGTTGATAGTTCTGTTCTTGCACGTGGAGATTTTTGGAGGTTAGAATCATCACGGGGTGGTTCAACTAATGGAAACGATAATGCACCTGGTTTCCTTATTCAATTGGGTCCCTTACTTTTTGTGAGAGACTCTACAACACTTCTTTTGCCTATTAATCTGTCAAAGCAACACCTCATTTGGTATGCTTATGATCACAAG AATGGAGTGCATTCCTTATGTCCAGTTGTCTGGTCAAAGCAGAAAAAATGGTTGCTGATGTCCATGATGTGCCTCAACCCAGTAGCCTGT GCCTTCATGGATGTTGAATTTTCAAATGGGCAATTGAGATACGTTGCTGGTGAGGGGATAACAGCAAGTGGATTTCTCCCATTATTTGGTGGATTGCTTCAAGCCAATGGGAAATTTCCCGGAGAAACCAAACTGGGCTTCTCCTTCAAG AGCACACAAGGCACATGGTTTACCCCTACTTATCAATGGCCTGACAATTCTCTGTCATTTGGAGTTGCCCACGCGGTGGCATGGAAAAAGTCTGGCCTTATGATGAGACCCAGCACCCAAGTCAG TGTTTGCCCCACTCTCGGAGGAAGTGATCCGGGCATACGGGCGGAGATTGTCCATTCACTGAAGGAAGAAATCGGTGTGTCATGCGGCTTCTCATGCTCGAGACATCCTTCGGCTTTCACATCTCTTTCT ATTGGGCGGTCCAAGTTGAACGGTGAAGTCGGCAGTTCTGGGGTAGTAGTCACCATGGAGAAACCCCTCGACAACGTGGGATCTCCATCTTTATCTGTTCAACTCAACGGAGGCCTCGAGTTCTGA